A single region of the Leisingera thetidis genome encodes:
- a CDS encoding OsmC family protein encodes MSDLSIQLHWQRAEPVLQTGRYSNAHTVQYNNSYDVQVDSAPDWGGDPGNTNPEQALASALSSCHMMTFLALAAKAGWPVATYHDYAEAHLGKNPKGQMSVTRIDLHPVVRFDTGFSVSPKELEEMQDRAHRYCFIANTLADSVEINIR; translated from the coding sequence ATGTCCGATCTTTCCATCCAGCTGCATTGGCAGCGGGCCGAACCCGTACTGCAAACCGGCCGTTACTCGAACGCCCACACGGTGCAGTACAACAACAGCTATGATGTCCAAGTGGACTCCGCCCCCGACTGGGGCGGAGATCCGGGCAACACCAACCCGGAACAGGCGCTGGCCTCGGCCCTGTCCAGCTGCCACATGATGACCTTCCTGGCTCTGGCGGCCAAGGCCGGCTGGCCGGTGGCCACTTACCACGACTATGCGGAGGCGCATCTGGGCAAGAACCCCAAGGGCCAGATGTCGGTGACACGCATTGATCTGCACCCGGTGGTGCGCTTCGACACCGGCTTCTCCGTCAGTCCCAAGGAGCTGGAGGAGATGCAGGACCGCGCCCACCGCTATTGCTTTATTGCCAATACGCTTGCCGACAGCGTCGAGATCAACATCCGCTGA
- a CDS encoding enoyl-CoA hydratase encodes MQQQDILLRDLDDDGILRLTLNDAGRRNALSETMLETLANALAVAGEDPQVRVIILAANGPAFCAGHDLKEMTAGRAATDGGRAYFAKVMAMCSATMQAIMNCPKPVIAEVTGIATAAGCQLVASCDLALAEDTAQFSTPGVHIGLFCSTPMVALSRNVFSKHAMEMLLTGDMTPARRAEEIGLINRAVPPAGLRQATMEMARKIASKSVMTLATGKRAFYAQREMPLADAYTYASGVMVDNMLARDAEEGIGAFLEKRRPQWQDH; translated from the coding sequence GTGCAACAGCAAGACATTTTGCTGCGTGACCTGGATGACGATGGCATCCTGCGCCTGACCCTGAACGATGCCGGGCGGCGCAATGCGCTGTCCGAGACGATGCTGGAAACCCTGGCCAACGCCCTTGCTGTAGCAGGGGAAGACCCGCAGGTACGTGTCATCATCCTGGCCGCAAACGGTCCGGCATTTTGCGCGGGGCATGATCTGAAGGAAATGACCGCCGGACGCGCAGCCACGGACGGCGGGCGGGCCTATTTTGCCAAGGTGATGGCGATGTGCTCTGCCACCATGCAAGCCATTATGAACTGCCCCAAGCCGGTGATTGCCGAGGTCACAGGGATTGCCACCGCGGCAGGCTGCCAGCTGGTAGCCAGCTGTGATCTGGCCCTTGCCGAGGACACCGCGCAGTTCAGCACGCCGGGGGTGCATATCGGCCTGTTCTGTTCGACGCCGATGGTGGCGCTGTCACGCAATGTCTTCAGCAAGCATGCAATGGAAATGCTGCTGACCGGCGACATGACCCCGGCCCGGCGGGCAGAGGAGATCGGCCTGATCAACCGCGCCGTTCCACCCGCAGGGCTGCGGCAGGCCACGATGGAGATGGCCCGCAAGATCGCGTCCAAGTCGGTGATGACCCTGGCCACCGGCAAACGCGCTTTCTATGCGCAGCGCGAGATGCCCCTGGCCGACGCCTATACCTATGCTTCCGGCGTGATGGTCGACAACATGCTCGCCCGCGATGCCGAAGAGGGCATCGGCGCCTTCCTCGAAAAACGCCGCCCCCAATGGCAGGATCACTGA
- a CDS encoding ATP-binding protein produces the protein MTNETHIHMANPRAKFIRHRAYRELREQFDLQLCRRRAALEAGMAFEAGAIALTGAPGSGRTTAVDHAISMRNDLILPKHKMETCEVVQIQVPSPATLKTGGGTLSDALGYELMRDKSAALIWQHARKLLKERRTLFVHLDEVQDIYLSKGDQARSEVLNTLKSIMNNKDWPVGLILSGTPDLLHMINADRQLQRRVSV, from the coding sequence ATGACAAATGAAACTCACATCCATATGGCGAATCCGCGGGCCAAATTTATCCGGCATCGCGCCTATCGTGAGCTGAGAGAACAGTTCGATCTCCAACTCTGCAGGCGCCGCGCTGCGTTGGAAGCAGGGATGGCATTCGAAGCCGGGGCAATCGCTTTGACCGGCGCACCAGGCAGCGGCAGAACCACTGCCGTCGATCACGCCATCAGCATGCGCAATGATCTGATCCTGCCTAAACACAAGATGGAAACTTGCGAAGTCGTCCAGATACAGGTGCCATCCCCGGCAACATTGAAAACCGGTGGCGGAACATTGTCCGATGCGCTTGGCTATGAGCTTATGCGCGACAAATCAGCGGCCCTGATCTGGCAGCATGCGCGCAAGCTGCTGAAAGAGCGCAGAACGTTGTTTGTCCACTTGGATGAGGTGCAGGACATTTATTTGTCAAAGGGCGATCAAGCGCGAAGCGAGGTGTTAAACACGCTTAAATCGATCATGAACAACAAGGATTGGCCCGTTGGGCTGATCCTTTCCGGTACGCCCGACCTGCTTCACATGATCAACGCTGACCGGCAGCTGCAGCGCCGTGTTTCCGTCTGA
- a CDS encoding LysR family transcriptional regulator has product MAQLKLEQIKAFLAVVRAGGINRAADMMNLTQPAVTSRIKSLESTLGTQLFERTGAGVRLTKQGDLLVSYAEQFQQLSQLVEENIMSAEGVEGHLRLGVSETIAQSWLPEFVSVFHRTYPKVKIEISVDISTVLRENLLKREIDLAILLGPVSEYTVENVGLPEVELAWYSAVPADSSTAEPVDFGSTPVISYAKNTRPFRELKAELFKRVGPQVSLFPSSSLSACFRLVEVGLGVAALPRSIGRRYVSEGRIREFNPGWCPGPLRFSASFLGEPKSHLIEMAAGLALQTSERAI; this is encoded by the coding sequence ATGGCTCAACTCAAGCTCGAACAGATCAAGGCCTTTCTGGCGGTTGTCCGGGCCGGGGGCATCAACAGAGCCGCGGACATGATGAACCTTACCCAGCCGGCGGTCACTTCGCGGATCAAAAGTCTGGAAAGCACACTGGGAACACAGTTGTTCGAACGCACCGGAGCGGGTGTAAGGCTAACGAAGCAAGGCGATCTTTTGGTTAGCTATGCTGAGCAGTTTCAGCAGCTTTCCCAACTGGTTGAAGAGAACATCATGAGCGCTGAAGGCGTCGAAGGGCATTTGCGGCTTGGCGTATCGGAAACCATTGCCCAGAGCTGGCTGCCGGAATTCGTCTCTGTATTCCACCGGACCTATCCGAAGGTCAAAATTGAAATCAGCGTCGATATTTCAACGGTGTTGCGGGAAAACCTGCTGAAGCGGGAAATCGATCTGGCCATCCTGCTGGGGCCGGTTTCGGAATATACGGTGGAAAATGTCGGACTGCCCGAAGTCGAGCTGGCCTGGTACAGTGCGGTTCCTGCTGACAGCAGCACCGCGGAACCCGTCGATTTCGGCAGTACCCCGGTGATTTCCTATGCCAAGAACACACGCCCGTTCCGGGAGCTGAAAGCGGAGCTGTTCAAACGTGTCGGTCCTCAGGTTTCCCTGTTCCCCTCGTCCTCCCTGTCGGCCTGCTTCCGATTGGTTGAGGTCGGCCTGGGCGTCGCTGCCCTGCCGCGGTCGATTGGCCGGCGGTATGTCTCCGAAGGCAGGATACGCGAATTCAATCCTGGCTGGTGTCCCGGGCCGCTGAGGTTTTCCGCCTCGTTTCTAGGTGAGCCGAAAAGCCACCTGATCGAGATGGCAGCGGGTTTGGCACTGCAGACTTCCGAACGCGCGATATAA
- a CDS encoding putative hydro-lyase yields the protein MQDNFSDSLPLAAEDVRQLIRAGGYTSHTAGLGKGKLQANIAIMPERHALDFMRFCQRNPKPCPLVGVSDTGNPQMFTLGQDIDIRTDVPAYYVYRNGVLSETVTDLKHLWRSDMVAFALGCSFTFEHALQAAGIPLWHIDKDKTVPMFRSNIETVPAGPFRGPMVVSMRAVNKDRIDDVVEISRRFPLAHGAPVHWGDPADIGIRDVARPDWGDASPVDDNQTAVFWACGVTPQAAIEQAGLPICITHKPGYMLITDVDDSAEIPVLAPEQPRNPTRRMT from the coding sequence ATGCAGGACAATTTCTCTGACAGTCTTCCACTTGCTGCCGAAGATGTGCGCCAGCTTATTCGAGCCGGTGGCTATACCTCGCATACGGCTGGTCTGGGGAAGGGGAAGCTGCAGGCGAACATAGCCATAATGCCGGAGCGGCACGCATTGGATTTCATGCGCTTTTGCCAACGCAACCCCAAGCCATGCCCGCTGGTCGGAGTGTCGGATACGGGAAATCCGCAAATGTTCACCTTGGGGCAGGACATAGATATCAGAACGGATGTCCCCGCCTATTACGTGTATAGGAACGGCGTTCTCAGTGAAACGGTTACGGATCTGAAGCACCTGTGGCGGAGCGATATGGTCGCATTTGCATTGGGGTGCTCCTTTACCTTCGAACATGCGCTTCAGGCTGCGGGCATTCCCCTGTGGCATATCGACAAAGACAAGACCGTCCCGATGTTCCGCTCAAATATCGAAACTGTGCCTGCCGGCCCGTTCAGGGGCCCGATGGTCGTCAGCATGCGTGCGGTCAATAAGGACCGGATCGATGATGTTGTCGAAATCAGCCGCAGGTTCCCGCTGGCACATGGCGCGCCGGTCCATTGGGGCGATCCCGCGGACATCGGCATTCGGGATGTGGCCCGCCCCGATTGGGGCGACGCAAGCCCGGTAGACGACAATCAGACGGCCGTCTTCTGGGCCTGCGGGGTGACACCGCAGGCGGCCATCGAGCAGGCCGGACTTCCCATCTGCATCACACATAAACCGGGGTACATGCTGATCACCGATGTGGACGACAGCGCGGAAATACCTGTCCTCGCTCCGGAACAGCCCCGAAACCCAACAAGGAGAATGACATGA